GATGAGCAATTCGCTGCCGCACGCGCCGACTATGAAAATGCGATGGCGCAGGCCCGGCTCGAGGCCTCGGCCATCCGCGATGGCGCTCGGGCCGAGGGCCGCAAGGTTTTAGAGGAGATGCGGGCGCGTGCCGAAGAAGAGGTGAACGCGACCCTGCAGAGTGCCGGCGAACAACTGAAGCGGGCAGGTGACGCCATCGCGGCGGATCTGCGTTCCCACGTGGAAACCATGTCGGCGACCTTGGCGAGCCGAATCCTCGGCGTCGACATCGCCTCGGCAGCGTCGGCGAGATCAGAGCGGTAAGCGGCAATGTCGACATTCATCGGGCAACTGGCCGGGTTCGCGGTGATCGTGTTCCTGCTATGGCGCTACGTCGTGCCGCCCGTGCGCAAGCTGATGACGGACCGGCAAAAGGCTGTCCAGCAGGAACTGGACGAGGCGGCGGAAGCGGCCAAGCGGCTGGAGGAAGCCAGCCAGGCGCACGCCAAAGCGCTCGAGGAGGCCAAGGCCGAGGCACAACGGATCATCGAAGAGGCCCGCGCCGACGCCGAGCGCATCGCCGAACAGCTGCGTGAACAGGCCGACGCCGAAGTCGAACGCATCAAAGTGCAAGGTGCCAAGCAGGTCGAGCTGTTGCGTGCTCAACTTGTGCGACAGCTTCGGCAGGACCTCGGGTATGAATCCGTGCAGCGGGCCGGCGAATTGGTGCGCGAGCATGTCGCTGATCCCGCGCGGCAATCCGCCACCGTCGATCGGTTCCTGGACGAGCTCGACGCCATGGCGCCATCAGAGACGGACGTCAAGTATCCGGTGTTGGCGAAGATGCGCTCGGCCAGCCGCCTGGCGCTGGGTAACCTGGTGCAGCGGTTCGACGAGGTAGCCGACCGCGTCGACGACCAGGGATTGTCGAATCTGGCCGACGATCTGGCGGCGGTGGTGCAGCTGCTGCACCGCGAAACGGTGGTAACTAGATATCTGACGGTGCCGGGCGAAGACGCCGGGCCCAGAATTCGGCTGATTGAGCAGCTGGTGGTCGACAAGGTCGGCGAGCCAGCACTTAAGGTGCTTCAGGCGGCGGTGACTGAGCACTGGTCTGCCAGTTCTGATTTGGTCGACGCCGTCGAACATCTAGCGCGGCAGGCATTGTTAGCGCGCGCCGAACGGGCCGGCCAAGTCGACGACGTGGAAGACCAGCTGTTCCGGTTCAGTCGGGTTTTGGCTGCGCAGCCGCGTCTTGCCCTGCTGCTCGGTGATTACGGCACGCCCGCCGACCGGCGGGTCGAGTTGCTGCGCAATGTGCTCGACCGGGCCGGGGGCGTCAACACGATCACGGCGGCTCTGCTGGCGCAGACGGTGCAACTGCTGCGCGGCAAACCGGCTGAGGAGGCGGTGCTCGAACTTGCCGAAGTGGCGGTAGCCCGTCGCGGCGAAATTGTGGCTCACGTCAGCGCCGCGGCCGAGCTCGGCGACGCCCAGAGGACCCGCCTCACCGCAATCTTGACCCGTATATACGGTCATCCCGTGACGGTCCAGATGCAGATCGAACCCAAACTGCTGGGCGGGCTGGCGATCTCTGTCGGCGACGAGGTGATCGACGGGACGCTCTTGTCTCGTCTCGCCGCCGCCGAGAACCAGCTCCCCGACTGATACGAACCAGCCATCACACCGAGCAGGAAGACGAAAAGCAATGGCCGAGTTGACAATCTCCCCGGACGACATCCAGGGCGCCATCGAGGAGTATGTGAGCTCCTTCACCTCCGAAACGGCCCGCGAGGAAGTCGGCACCGTCATCGACGCCGGGGACGGCATCGCGCATCTCGAGGGTTTGCCCTCGGTGATGACCCAAGAGCTGCTCGAGTTTCCCGGAGGCATCCTGGGCGTGGCGCTCAACCTCGACGAGCACAGCGTCGGCGCGGTGATCCTCGGTGAATTCGAGAAGATCGAGGAGGGCCAACAGGTCAAGCGCACCGGACAGGTGCTCTCCGTCCCGGTCGGTGACGGGTTTTTGGGCCGGGTGGTCAACCCGCTCGGCCAGCCGATCGACGCCCGCGGCGACATCCCCGCCGAAACCCGCCGGGCGTTGGAAATCCAGGCCCCGTCGGTGGTGCAACGTCAGGGTGTGAAAGAGCCGCTGCAGACCGGCATCAAGGCGATCGACTCAATGACCCCGATCGGCCGCGGCCAGCGGCAGCTGATCATCGGCGACCGCAAGACCGGTAAAACCGCGGTCTGCGTCGACACCATCCTCAACCAGCGTCAGAACTGGGAGAGCGGAGACGAGAAGCTGCAGGTCCGCTGCGTCTACGTGGCAATTGGGCAAAAGGGCACCACCATTGCCGCGGTGCGCCGGGCGCTCGAAGAGGGCGGCGCAATGGACTACACGACGATTGTCGCCGCGCCCGCATCGGATTCCGCTGGATTCAAATGGCTTGCGCCGTATACCGGTTCGGCGATCGGCCAGCACTGGATGTATCAGGGCAAGCATGTGCTGATCGTCTTCGACGACCTGTCCAAGCAGGCCGAGGCCTACCGCGCCATCTCGTTGCTGCTGCGTCGCCCGCCGGGCCGCGAGGCTTACCCCGGCGACGTCTTCTACCTGCACTCGCGGCTACTGGAACGGTGTGCCAAGCTGTCCGACGAACTCGGTGGCGGTTCGCTGACCGGGCTGCCGATCATCGAGACGAAGGCCAACGACATCTCCGCCTACATTCCGACCAACGTCATCTCGATCACCGACGGACAGTGCTTCCTGGAGACCGACCTGTTCAACCAGGGCGTGCGCCCGGCGATCAACGTCGGGGTATCGGTGTCGCGGGTAGGTGGCAACGCGCAGATCAAGGCGATGAAGGATGTCGCCGGGTCGTTGCGCCTAGACCTGTCGCAGTATCGCGAACTAGAGGCCTTCGCCGCCTTTGCCTCCGACCTGGACGCCACCTCGAAGGCGCAGCTGGAGCGGGGCGAGCGGCTGGTCGAGCTGCTGAAACAGCCGCAGTATCAGCCGATGCCGGTCGAGGAGCAGGTTGTCTCGATCTTCCTCGGAACCCAGGGCCACCTCGACTCGGTGCCGGTGGAAGACGTCAGACGCTTCGAAGCCGAATTCCTCGACCACGTCCGGGCTTCCGAGGAGGACATCCTCAAAGAGCTTCGCGAGTCCCAAAAGCTCACCGACGAGCTCAGTGACCGGCTCACCGAGGTCGTCAACCAATTCAAGAAGGGCTTCGCGACAACCAGCGGCGTCTCGGTGGTACCCGACGAGCACGTCGAGGCGCTCGACGAAGAGAAACTGGGCAAGGAAGCGGTCCAGGTCCACAAGCCCGCGCCGAAGAAGAAGAAGTAGCAAAAGTGGCTGCCACGCTTCGCGAGTTACGCGGACGGATTCGTTCTGCCGGGTCGATCAAGAAGATCACCAGGGCCCAAGAGCTGATCGCAACCTCGCGCATCACCAAGGCACAGGCCCGGCTTCAAGCGGCTCGGCCCTACGCCGCCGAGATCACCCGTATGCTCACCACTTTGGCCACCGAAGCTGCGCTGGATCACCCGTTGCTCGTCGAGCGCCCCGAACCCAAGCGGGCGGGTGTTCTGGTGGTGTCCTCTGATCGGGGCCTGTGCGGCGCATACAACGCCAGTGTGCTTCGTCGCGCAGAGGAACTCTTCTCGCTGCTCCGTGAAGAAGGCAAGGCCCCGGTGCTATACGTTGTCGGCCGTAAAGCGCTGAGTTACTACAGCTTCCGCAACTGGGACATTACCGAATCGTGGACGGGATTTTCCGAGCAGCCTAAGTACGAGAATGCCGTGGAAATCGCCTCGACGCTAGTCGAAACATTCATGGCCGGCACCGGCGAAGGTAGTGGGGGCCGCGAGGCTGACACTGAGGGTGTGGACGAGTTGCACATTGTTGCGACCGAATTCAAGTCGATGTTGTCGCAATCGGCTGAAGCGCGGCGGATCGCACCCATGGTCGTGGAGTACGTCGAAGAGCCGCCAACAGTGCGCACGCTCTACTCGTTCGAACCAGACGCGACAACACTATTCGAGTCATTGTTGCCGCGGTATCTGACCACCCGGGTCTACGCCGCGCTGCTCGAAGCCGCCGCCTCCGAGCTGGCGTCGCGGCAGCGGGCGATGAAATCAGCCACCGACAATGCCGACGATCTCATCAAAGCCCTGACGCTGGAAGCCAACCGCGAGCGGCAGGCCCAAATCACCCAGGAGATCAGCGAAATCGTCGGTGGCGCAAACGCATTGGCCGAGGCTGTCGGCAGGTAAGTCCCATAAGGAAGCGAAGACGACATGGCTACTACTACTGAGAAGTCCACCAACAGACAACGCCGCGATTCGGTGAGCAACGGCAAAGGTACGGACACCAACGGACGCGTGGTGCGGGTCACCGGGCCGGTGGTCGACGTAGAATTCCCGCGGGGTTCGGTGCCGGAGCTGTTCAACGCGCTGCACGTCGACGTCACGTTCGAGGCGCTCGCGAAAACCCTGACGCTGGAGGTTGCTCAACACCTCGGCGACAACCTGGTGCGCTGCATCTCTTTGCAGCCCACCGACGGGTTGGTGCGCGGCATCGAAGTGATCGACACCGGCAACTCGATCTCGGTCCCGGTCGGTGAGGGCGTCAAGGGTCACGTGTTCAACGTGATCGGTAATTGCCTCGACGACCCGGGCTACGGAAAAGACTTCGAGCGCTGGTCGATTCACCGCAAACCGCCGTCGTTCGAGCAACTGGAACCGCGCACCGAGATGTTAGAGACCGGGCTGAAGGTCGTAGATTTGCTCACCCCGTATGTGCGTGGCGGAAAGATCGCGCTGTTCGGTGGCGCCGGCGTGGGTAAGACGGTGCTGATCCAGGAGATGATCCAGCGTATCGCTCGCAATTTCGGCGGTACCTCGGTGTTCGCGGGCGTGGGTGAGCGCACCCGTGAGGGCAATGACCTGTGGGTTGAGCTTCGCGAAGCCGACGTGCTCAAGGACACCGCGCTGGTGTTCGGCCAGATGGACGAGCCGCCTGGTTGCCGCATGCGGGTTGGGCTGTCGGCGCTGACGATGGCCGAGTGGTTCCGCGACGTGCAGGGCCAGGACGTGCTGTTGTTCATCGACAACATTTTCCGGTTCACTCAGGCCGGCTCCGAGGTGTCGACGCTGCTCGGCCGAATGCCGTCCGCGGTGGGGTATCAGCCCACCCTGGCCGACGAGATGGGCGAGCTGCAGGAGCGCATTACCTCGACGCGGGGCCGGTCGATCACGTCGATGCAAGCAGTCTACGTGCCCGCCGACGACTACACCGACCCGGCGCCGGCGACCACCTTCGCGCATCTGGACGCCACCACCGAGCTGTCTCGGGCGGTGTTCTCCAAGGGCATCTTCCCTGCGGTGGACCCGCTGGCGTCCAGCTCGACGATCCTTGACCCGGGTGTCGTCGGTGACGAACACTACCGGGTGGCACAGGAAGTGATCCGGATCCTACAGCGCTACAAGGATCTTCAGGACATCATCGCGATCCTTGGCATAGACGAGTTGTCCGAGGAGGACAAGCAGCTGGTGCAGCGCGCGCGGCGGATCGAGCGTTTCTTGTCGCAGAACATGATGGCAGCTGAGCAGTTCACAGGTGTGCCCGGCTCGACCGTGCCGGTCAAGGAAACTATCGAGGCGTTCGACCGGTTGTGCAAAGGCGAATTCGACCATGTGCCAGAGCAGGCGTTCTTCTTGATCGGTGGCCTTGACGACTTGGCCAAGAAGGCAGAGGAATTCGGCGCCAAGCTCGAGGGCGGCGGCCACAAGTCCAAGAAGGATAGAGGCGGCGACAAATCGGGCGGTGCCGACCAGGCCGACAACACCGACAAATCGGACGAAGACGAGTAGGCAGCGATGTGCGAACCCGCCAACAGCATCGACTTGCCTCACCGAAAGGTGATGTGACGTGGCCGAAATGGACGTCGATATCGTTGACGTCGACCGGAAGATGTGGTCGGGCAAGGCAACATTCATCTTTACTCGCACCACCGTCGGCGAGATCGGGATTATGCCGAGGCATATCCCGTTGGTGGCCCAGCTGGTCGAGGATGCGATGGTCCGCGTCGAACGCGAGGGCGAAGAGGATCTGCGCATCGCGACGCACGGCGGGTTCTTGTCGGTGACCGAGGACGGTGTCACCATCCTCGCCGAATCTGCCGAGTTCGCATCAGAGATCGACGAGGCGACCGCCCGGCATGATGCCCAGTCCGGCGATCCGCGGATCGCCGCACAGGGCCGAGCCAGGTTGCGCGCCTTGGGCGTTCTGGACTAGCGGGCGCGGCGATGAGCGCGCCCATGATACTCATGGTCGCGCTGGTTTTTGTGCTATTTCTGGCC
This Mycobacterium xenopi DNA region includes the following protein-coding sequences:
- a CDS encoding F0F1 ATP synthase subunit gamma, coding for MAATLRELRGRIRSAGSIKKITRAQELIATSRITKAQARLQAARPYAAEITRMLTTLATEAALDHPLLVERPEPKRAGVLVVSSDRGLCGAYNASVLRRAEELFSLLREEGKAPVLYVVGRKALSYYSFRNWDITESWTGFSEQPKYENAVEIASTLVETFMAGTGEGSGGREADTEGVDELHIVATEFKSMLSQSAEARRIAPMVVEYVEEPPTVRTLYSFEPDATTLFESLLPRYLTTRVYAALLEAAASELASRQRAMKSATDNADDLIKALTLEANRERQAQITQEISEIVGGANALAEAVGR
- the atpD gene encoding F0F1 ATP synthase subunit beta translates to MATTTEKSTNRQRRDSVSNGKGTDTNGRVVRVTGPVVDVEFPRGSVPELFNALHVDVTFEALAKTLTLEVAQHLGDNLVRCISLQPTDGLVRGIEVIDTGNSISVPVGEGVKGHVFNVIGNCLDDPGYGKDFERWSIHRKPPSFEQLEPRTEMLETGLKVVDLLTPYVRGGKIALFGGAGVGKTVLIQEMIQRIARNFGGTSVFAGVGERTREGNDLWVELREADVLKDTALVFGQMDEPPGCRMRVGLSALTMAEWFRDVQGQDVLLFIDNIFRFTQAGSEVSTLLGRMPSAVGYQPTLADEMGELQERITSTRGRSITSMQAVYVPADDYTDPAPATTFAHLDATTELSRAVFSKGIFPAVDPLASSSTILDPGVVGDEHYRVAQEVIRILQRYKDLQDIIAILGIDELSEEDKQLVQRARRIERFLSQNMMAAEQFTGVPGSTVPVKETIEAFDRLCKGEFDHVPEQAFFLIGGLDDLAKKAEEFGAKLEGGGHKSKKDRGGDKSGGADQADNTDKSDEDE
- a CDS encoding F0F1 ATP synthase subunit B translates to MGDMGAIVLAVGQAAGEGGGNNFLVPNGTFFVVLIIFLIVLGVIGTFVVPPIMKVLREREFMVDKTLADNRRSDEQFAAARADYENAMAQARLEASAIRDGARAEGRKVLEEMRARAEEEVNATLQSAGEQLKRAGDAIAADLRSHVETMSATLASRILGVDIASAASARSER
- a CDS encoding F0F1 ATP synthase subunit epsilon; translation: MAEMDVDIVDVDRKMWSGKATFIFTRTTVGEIGIMPRHIPLVAQLVEDAMVRVEREGEEDLRIATHGGFLSVTEDGVTILAESAEFASEIDEATARHDAQSGDPRIAAQGRARLRALGVLD
- the atpA gene encoding F0F1 ATP synthase subunit alpha produces the protein MAELTISPDDIQGAIEEYVSSFTSETAREEVGTVIDAGDGIAHLEGLPSVMTQELLEFPGGILGVALNLDEHSVGAVILGEFEKIEEGQQVKRTGQVLSVPVGDGFLGRVVNPLGQPIDARGDIPAETRRALEIQAPSVVQRQGVKEPLQTGIKAIDSMTPIGRGQRQLIIGDRKTGKTAVCVDTILNQRQNWESGDEKLQVRCVYVAIGQKGTTIAAVRRALEEGGAMDYTTIVAAPASDSAGFKWLAPYTGSAIGQHWMYQGKHVLIVFDDLSKQAEAYRAISLLLRRPPGREAYPGDVFYLHSRLLERCAKLSDELGGGSLTGLPIIETKANDISAYIPTNVISITDGQCFLETDLFNQGVRPAINVGVSVSRVGGNAQIKAMKDVAGSLRLDLSQYRELEAFAAFASDLDATSKAQLERGERLVELLKQPQYQPMPVEEQVVSIFLGTQGHLDSVPVEDVRRFEAEFLDHVRASEEDILKELRESQKLTDELSDRLTEVVNQFKKGFATTSGVSVVPDEHVEALDEEKLGKEAVQVHKPAPKKKK
- a CDS encoding F0F1 ATP synthase subunit B/delta encodes the protein MSTFIGQLAGFAVIVFLLWRYVVPPVRKLMTDRQKAVQQELDEAAEAAKRLEEASQAHAKALEEAKAEAQRIIEEARADAERIAEQLREQADAEVERIKVQGAKQVELLRAQLVRQLRQDLGYESVQRAGELVREHVADPARQSATVDRFLDELDAMAPSETDVKYPVLAKMRSASRLALGNLVQRFDEVADRVDDQGLSNLADDLAAVVQLLHRETVVTRYLTVPGEDAGPRIRLIEQLVVDKVGEPALKVLQAAVTEHWSASSDLVDAVEHLARQALLARAERAGQVDDVEDQLFRFSRVLAAQPRLALLLGDYGTPADRRVELLRNVLDRAGGVNTITAALLAQTVQLLRGKPAEEAVLELAEVAVARRGEIVAHVSAAAELGDAQRTRLTAILTRIYGHPVTVQMQIEPKLLGGLAISVGDEVIDGTLLSRLAAAENQLPD